A genomic stretch from Photobacterium atrarenae includes:
- the cra gene encoding catabolite repressor/activator: MKLDEIAKLAGVSRTTASYVINGKAAKYRISEKTQQKVMAVVDEFNFRPDHAATSLRAGSSRSLGLIIPDLENSSYARLAKLLERDARKAGYQLIISCSDDDMDTEMKVADNLLSRRIDALLVASALPTDHPFYHNIQTAGVPVIAIDRAMDDELFASVISEDLEGAFELTQSLLSDDIASIGLIGAVPELGVSVEREQGFRSAIQATRPALAIQVAYGDHFSQEQGQQLVQQWIDQNCLPEAILATSYTLFEGILDCLLANPELMQRTRLATFGDNRLLDFLPIKIQSLPQQFELIAENALELALNATAGRYRTGVEVIPRKIKRR; encoded by the coding sequence ATGAAATTAGATGAAATAGCCAAACTCGCTGGGGTGTCCCGCACCACAGCCAGCTATGTGATCAACGGGAAAGCCGCAAAATACCGGATCAGTGAAAAGACCCAACAGAAAGTTATGGCTGTGGTAGATGAGTTTAATTTCCGCCCGGATCACGCAGCGACGTCGCTGCGCGCCGGCAGCAGCCGTTCGCTGGGACTGATCATTCCGGATCTGGAAAACAGCAGTTACGCCAGACTGGCTAAGCTGCTGGAACGAGATGCCCGCAAAGCCGGCTATCAGTTGATCATCTCCTGCTCCGATGATGATATGGACACCGAGATGAAAGTGGCCGACAACCTACTCAGCCGTCGCATTGATGCGCTGTTGGTCGCCAGTGCACTGCCAACCGATCACCCGTTCTATCACAACATTCAAACTGCCGGTGTCCCGGTCATTGCGATCGACCGGGCGATGGATGATGAACTCTTTGCCAGTGTGATCAGTGAAGATCTGGAAGGTGCGTTCGAGCTGACCCAAAGCCTGCTCAGTGATGACATCGCCAGCATCGGACTGATCGGTGCAGTACCTGAGCTGGGCGTCTCCGTTGAGCGTGAACAAGGATTTCGCTCAGCCATTCAGGCGACCCGGCCCGCTCTCGCTATTCAGGTTGCCTATGGCGATCACTTCAGTCAGGAACAAGGCCAGCAACTGGTGCAACAATGGATTGACCAGAACTGCCTGCCCGAGGCGATTCTGGCCACCTCTTATACGCTGTTTGAAGGGATCCTCGATTGCCTGCTTGCCAACCCGGAGCTCATGCAACGCACCCGCCTGGCAACCTTTGGTGATAACCGCTTGCTCGACTTCCTGCCGATCAAGATCCAGTCACTCCCCCAACAATTTGAGCTGATTGCGGAGAATGCCCTGGAGCTGGCCCTCAATGCCACAGCCGGCCGTTACCGCACCGGCGTGGAAGTGATCCCGAGAAAAATTAAGCGCCGCTAA
- the fruB gene encoding fused PTS fructose transporter subunit IIA/HPr protein, which yields MLSLTSRDIQLQQAAANKQEAISALAAGLEQQGLVEQGYVNGMLAREAQSSTFLGNGIAIPHGTTDTRALVKQTGIRVHHFPQGVDWGDGKTAYLAIGIAAKSDEHLGILKQLTKVLSVDGVEQKLQQSESADALIAILNGEAQLEAELDTSLVQLAFPATDLIQLTAVAAGLIKNRELATNDSVADAIASGASYLGQGLWLAKTARSVSRTALSFVTPAQAFEADGQPVRGLLMVAACNGAHLPHLNVLAQLLYKQQADKLFSADEEKVVLLLSEEQLEGNSQVFKIRNAHGLHARPGAMLVSVAKKFSANVLVKNLHGDGKVVNAKSLMKVIALGVKQGHELEFTVQGNDGDQALAAIGQAIADGLGEGRA from the coding sequence ATGTTGTCACTAACAAGTCGGGACATACAGCTACAGCAAGCCGCCGCCAATAAACAAGAAGCGATAAGCGCGTTGGCAGCAGGCCTGGAACAGCAGGGGCTGGTTGAGCAAGGGTATGTCAATGGGATGCTGGCACGGGAAGCGCAGAGCTCCACATTCTTGGGCAATGGGATTGCCATTCCCCACGGCACCACAGATACCCGCGCCCTTGTGAAGCAAACCGGGATTCGCGTGCATCATTTTCCACAGGGGGTTGACTGGGGCGATGGCAAAACGGCTTATCTGGCGATTGGGATTGCCGCCAAGTCGGACGAGCATCTGGGGATCCTCAAACAGCTGACCAAGGTGCTGTCGGTAGATGGCGTTGAACAAAAGCTGCAGCAGAGCGAGAGCGCCGACGCGCTGATCGCGATTCTCAATGGTGAGGCCCAATTGGAAGCCGAGCTCGATACCAGCCTGGTTCAGCTGGCGTTTCCGGCGACCGACTTGATCCAGCTGACCGCCGTTGCGGCCGGCTTGATCAAAAACCGAGAGCTGGCGACTAATGACAGCGTGGCAGATGCCATTGCCAGTGGCGCGAGCTATCTCGGTCAGGGCCTGTGGCTGGCAAAAACCGCCAGGTCTGTTTCACGCACCGCACTGTCCTTTGTGACGCCGGCACAAGCTTTTGAAGCTGACGGCCAGCCGGTACGCGGGCTGCTGATGGTTGCCGCCTGTAATGGTGCTCATCTGCCGCACCTGAATGTGCTGGCGCAACTGCTGTATAAGCAACAGGCCGACAAGCTGTTCAGCGCCGATGAAGAAAAAGTGGTGTTGCTGCTGAGCGAGGAGCAACTGGAAGGCAACAGCCAGGTGTTCAAGATCCGCAATGCCCATGGTCTGCATGCCCGGCCGGGCGCCATGCTGGTGAGTGTCGCCAAGAAGTTCAGCGCCAATGTGCTGGTGAAAAACCTCCATGGGGACGGCAAAGTTGTGAATGCCAAGAGCCTGATGAAGGTGATTGCCCTTGGGGTGAAGCAAGGCCATGAGCTGGAGTTTACCGTACAGGGGAATGATGGCGATCAGGCCCTGGCGGCTATCGGTCAGGCCATCGCGGACGGATTAGGTGAGGGAAGAGCATGA
- the pfkB gene encoding 1-phosphofructokinase, with amino-acid sequence MSSPVKPKVVTVTLNPALDLTGSLVSLIPGNVNLVEQGCLHPAGKGVNVAKVLAELGAEVTVTGLLGADNQEPFCQLFETLGATDRFVRVSGASRINVKLVEADGRVSDINFPGVAVTEADITAFEDTLFALAELHDVFVISGSLPQGITPQRCAGWISALQQTGKQVFFDSSKAALAAGLEASPWLVKPNDEELADWAGRALLSREEMTVVAEQLASQGVENVVVSLGAEGVMWLNREGWLQGQPPKMNVVSTVGAGDTLVAGLCWGVLNEWNKQETLSFATALSALAVGQVGVGVEDLNAVLALQKSVRLSGCNVNANMEQRVSL; translated from the coding sequence ATGAGTAGTCCAGTGAAGCCGAAAGTTGTGACGGTGACCCTGAACCCGGCACTGGATCTGACCGGCAGTCTGGTGTCGCTGATCCCGGGCAACGTGAATCTGGTCGAGCAGGGCTGCCTGCATCCGGCGGGGAAAGGGGTGAATGTTGCCAAGGTGCTGGCGGAGTTGGGCGCCGAAGTGACGGTCACCGGTCTGCTGGGCGCTGATAACCAGGAGCCGTTTTGCCAACTGTTTGAAACGCTGGGTGCAACGGATCGCTTTGTCCGGGTGTCGGGGGCCAGTCGGATCAACGTCAAGCTGGTGGAGGCGGATGGCCGGGTCAGTGATATCAATTTCCCCGGCGTGGCCGTGACGGAAGCCGATATTACTGCCTTTGAAGACACTTTATTTGCGCTGGCTGAGCTACACGATGTGTTTGTGATCTCGGGCAGCTTACCGCAGGGCATCACGCCGCAGCGCTGCGCCGGGTGGATCAGCGCCTTGCAGCAGACCGGGAAGCAGGTGTTCTTTGACAGCAGTAAAGCAGCATTGGCGGCTGGTCTCGAGGCTTCGCCCTGGCTGGTGAAGCCCAATGATGAAGAGCTGGCGGACTGGGCCGGACGTGCGCTGCTGAGCCGGGAAGAAATGACTGTCGTTGCCGAGCAGCTTGCGAGTCAAGGCGTTGAAAATGTGGTGGTGTCACTGGGCGCAGAAGGCGTGATGTGGCTCAACCGCGAAGGTTGGCTGCAAGGCCAGCCACCGAAGATGAATGTGGTCAGTACGGTCGGGGCCGGGGACACCCTGGTGGCCGGTTTGTGCTGGGGCGTCCTGAACGAATGGAACAAGCAAGAGACACTGAGCTTTGCCACCGCACTTTCAGCACTGGCGGTCGGCCAGGTTGGGGTTGGGGTCGAGGATCTCAACGCGGTGCTGGCGCTTCAGAAAAGTGTCCGTCTATCAGGTTGTAACGTGAATGCTAACATGGAACAGAGGGTATCATTATGA
- the fruA gene encoding PTS fructose transporter subunit IIBC: MKIAVITACPSGIANSVIAAGLMEKAAAELDWSVDIECQSSVIAGQVLSEQQIAAADCIVIAANTAVDTRRFVDKKVYLAGIDACLADPKAFLEQAVAKAQVLREVQVTAAAPADATPGAKKIVAITACPTGVAHTFMAAEALEEEGQRQGHTIKVETRGSVGAKNQLTAEEIAAADLVVIAADIEVDLARFDGKKLYKTSTGLALKKTAQELENAFATASVYKHEAGAKTEAGSEQEKTGAYKHLMTGVSHMLPLVVAGGLAIALSFVFGIEAFKEEGTLAAALMTIGGGSAFALMVPVLAGFIAFSIADRPGLAPGLIGGMLASSTGAGFLGGIVAGFLAGYSAKLVADRLKLPQSMEALKPILIIPLVASLVTGLIMTYIVGGPVSAAMTGLTEFLNNMGSANAVLLGIILGSMMCFDLGGPVNKAAYTFGVGLLASQTYAPMAAVMAAGMVPALGMGLATFLAKRKFTANETEAGKASFVLGLCFISEGAIPFAARDPMRVIPSCMAGGALTGALSMLFGAKLMAPHGGLFVLFIPNAITPVLMYLVAIAAGTVVTGVTYAFLKKTEQAELVPVAAK; the protein is encoded by the coding sequence ATGAAAATCGCAGTGATCACAGCTTGTCCGAGCGGGATTGCCAATAGCGTCATTGCCGCCGGCTTAATGGAAAAAGCCGCCGCTGAACTCGACTGGTCAGTCGATATTGAATGTCAGTCGTCGGTGATTGCCGGTCAGGTGCTGAGCGAGCAGCAGATTGCTGCGGCCGATTGTATTGTCATTGCTGCCAATACCGCGGTAGACACCCGTCGCTTTGTCGATAAGAAAGTCTATCTGGCGGGGATTGATGCCTGTCTGGCAGATCCGAAAGCATTTCTTGAGCAAGCCGTAGCAAAGGCCCAGGTGTTGCGTGAAGTGCAAGTCACGGCAGCCGCACCCGCCGATGCAACCCCTGGCGCGAAGAAGATCGTGGCAATTACTGCCTGTCCGACCGGTGTTGCCCATACCTTTATGGCAGCTGAAGCGCTGGAAGAAGAAGGTCAGCGTCAGGGCCACACCATCAAAGTGGAAACCCGTGGCTCCGTGGGGGCCAAGAACCAGCTAACGGCGGAAGAGATTGCGGCGGCGGATCTGGTGGTGATTGCTGCGGATATCGAAGTGGATCTGGCACGCTTTGACGGTAAAAAGCTCTACAAAACCAGCACCGGTCTGGCGTTAAAGAAAACAGCCCAGGAGCTGGAGAATGCCTTTGCGACAGCCAGTGTTTACAAACATGAAGCGGGCGCGAAAACTGAAGCCGGTAGCGAGCAGGAAAAAACCGGGGCTTATAAACACCTGATGACCGGGGTTTCCCACATGCTGCCGCTGGTGGTGGCCGGTGGTTTGGCAATTGCGCTTTCCTTCGTGTTCGGTATTGAGGCCTTTAAAGAAGAGGGGACTCTGGCCGCTGCGTTGATGACCATTGGTGGCGGCTCAGCCTTTGCCTTGATGGTGCCGGTGCTGGCCGGATTTATTGCCTTCTCGATTGCCGATCGCCCGGGACTGGCACCCGGCCTGATTGGCGGGATGCTGGCCAGTTCGACCGGCGCCGGTTTCCTTGGCGGGATTGTGGCGGGCTTCCTGGCCGGTTATAGCGCCAAGCTTGTTGCGGATCGCCTCAAGCTGCCGCAATCCATGGAAGCGTTGAAGCCGATCCTGATCATCCCGTTGGTGGCGAGTCTGGTGACTGGCTTGATCATGACTTACATCGTTGGCGGTCCCGTCTCGGCTGCGATGACCGGTTTGACCGAGTTCCTCAATAATATGGGCTCCGCCAACGCCGTGCTGCTGGGGATCATTCTGGGCTCAATGATGTGCTTCGACCTGGGCGGCCCGGTGAACAAAGCGGCGTATACCTTCGGGGTCGGCCTACTGGCGTCGCAAACTTACGCGCCGATGGCAGCTGTCATGGCGGCAGGCATGGTGCCGGCACTGGGGATGGGGCTGGCAACCTTCCTGGCCAAACGCAAGTTTACTGCCAATGAAACCGAAGCAGGCAAGGCCTCCTTTGTGCTGGGGCTGTGCTTTATCTCTGAAGGGGCGATTCCGTTTGCGGCCCGCGATCCGATGCGGGTGATCCCAAGCTGCATGGCGGGTGGCGCCCTGACCGGGGCTCTGTCGATGCTGTTCGGGGCCAAACTGATGGCACCACACGGGGGTTTATTCGTGCTGTTCATTCCGAATGCGATCACCCCGGTGTTGATGTACCTGGTGGCGATTGCTGCGGGGACTGTGGTCACCGGTGTGACTTATGCCTTCCTGAAGAAAACGGAGCAGGCGGAACTGGTGCCGGTCGCAGCGAAGTGA
- the ppsR gene encoding posphoenolpyruvate synthetase regulatory kinase/phosphorylase PpsR → MQRKSNFRDVFYVSDGTAITSETLGHAVLGQFPIETRQTTLPFVETADRAHDVQRKINLAYQETGVKPLVFYSIVLPEIKAIIEQSQANFYDVLNALVEPLKQDLQMEPKPMLHRSHSINKDAASYQDRIAAIEYTLAHDDGISLNNLEQADIILLGVSRCGKTPTSLYLAMQFGIRAVNYPFIAEDMDKLRLPAAIEPFRYKTYGLTIGTERLVEIRNGRYANSDYASQHQCETELNKVESMFRREAIPYLNTTSLSVEEIATRLLDISGLKRRMC, encoded by the coding sequence ATGCAGCGCAAATCCAATTTTCGTGATGTGTTTTACGTTTCTGACGGTACAGCGATTACTTCTGAAACACTTGGCCACGCAGTTTTGGGCCAATTTCCCATTGAGACCCGGCAAACGACCCTTCCCTTTGTCGAAACTGCCGATCGCGCTCACGATGTCCAGCGCAAAATCAATCTGGCCTATCAGGAGACCGGTGTCAAACCCCTGGTGTTCTACTCCATTGTGCTACCGGAAATCAAAGCCATTATCGAGCAGAGCCAGGCGAACTTTTATGATGTTCTGAACGCCCTGGTTGAGCCACTGAAACAGGATTTGCAAATGGAGCCCAAACCCATGCTGCACCGCTCCCACAGTATTAACAAAGATGCCGCCAGTTACCAGGATCGCATCGCAGCCATTGAGTACACCCTGGCCCATGATGATGGCATCTCGTTGAATAACCTCGAACAGGCTGACATCATTTTATTGGGGGTCTCGCGCTGCGGCAAAACCCCGACCAGCCTGTATCTGGCCATGCAATTCGGGATCCGCGCCGTGAACTATCCCTTCATTGCCGAGGATATGGATAAACTAAGGCTACCGGCTGCCATTGAGCCGTTTCGCTACAAAACCTATGGTTTGACAATCGGAACCGAACGCCTGGTCGAGATCCGAAATGGCCGCTATGCCAACAGTGATTATGCCAGCCAGCATCAATGTGAAACCGAGCTCAATAAGGTAGAATCTATGTTCCGTCGGGAAGCAATCCCGTACCTCAATACCACCTCGTTGTCGGTCGAAGAAATCGCCACCCGGCTACTGGATATCAGCGGGCTGAAGCGCCGGATGTGCTAA
- the ppsA gene encoding phosphoenolpyruvate synthase yields the protein MQQNVVWYDALSMNDVDKVGGKNASLGEMVANLANAGVKVPNGYATTSHAFNQFLEANDLNDRIHDLLDALDVDDVSALQKAGETIRNWVLEAPLPAELEHEIRECYKELGEGDEMLSVAVRSSATAEDLPDASFAGQQETFLNVRGIDAVIEAVKHVFASLFNDRAISYRVHQGFEHKGVALSAGIQRMVRSDVASSGVMFTLDTESGFDQVVFITSSWGLGEMVVQGAVNPDEFYVHKPTLEAGNPAVVRRTFGSKQIKMVYAGGKELGKQVEILDTTEEERKQFSLTDAEIESLAKQAMIIEKHYGRPMDIEWAKDGVTGELFIVQARPETVRSRDDATVMERFHLNGDSNVLVEGRAIGQRIGTGQVRVVSDLSQMDQVQKGDVLVADMTDPDWEPVMKRAAAIVTNRGGRTCHAAIIARELGIPAVVGCGNATDTLVDGQEVTVSCAQGETGFIYEGELEFEVRRSAVDDLPNLPLKVMMNVGNPDRAFDFACIPNEGVGLARLEFIINKMIGIHPKALLNYSEQSDELKAEIDQRIVGYSDPAEFYIEKLTEGISTLAAAFWPKRVIVRMSDFKSNEYRNLIGGVHFEPTEENPMLGFRGASRYISPKFEDCFALECEAIKRVRERMGLKNVEIMIPFVRTVSEAAGVIDLLAKFDLRRGENGLKVIMMCELPSNAILADEFLKYFDGFSIGSNDMTQLTLGLDRDSGEIAHMFDERNDAVKAMLSMAIKAANKAGKYVGICGQGPSDHEDLADWLMEQGIDSVSLNPDTVVETWLHLGEKHA from the coding sequence GTGCAACAGAATGTTGTTTGGTATGATGCTTTGTCAATGAACGATGTTGATAAAGTAGGTGGAAAGAATGCATCACTAGGTGAAATGGTTGCGAACCTGGCGAATGCCGGCGTGAAAGTACCAAATGGATATGCCACGACATCACATGCATTTAATCAGTTTCTTGAAGCGAACGATCTGAACGATCGCATCCATGATCTGCTCGATGCACTGGATGTGGATGATGTGAGTGCGTTGCAAAAGGCAGGAGAAACGATCCGCAATTGGGTTCTTGAAGCACCGCTTCCAGCTGAGCTGGAACATGAAATCCGTGAATGTTACAAGGAGCTGGGTGAAGGTGACGAGATGCTGTCTGTTGCTGTTCGCTCTTCCGCAACCGCAGAAGACCTGCCGGATGCATCCTTTGCCGGCCAGCAGGAAACCTTCCTCAACGTTCGTGGGATTGATGCGGTGATTGAAGCTGTGAAGCACGTATTTGCTTCGCTGTTTAACGACCGTGCGATTTCCTACCGTGTTCACCAGGGCTTTGAGCACAAAGGTGTGGCGCTGTCAGCAGGGATCCAGCGCATGGTTCGTTCTGACGTGGCTTCTTCGGGTGTGATGTTCACCCTGGATACGGAGTCCGGCTTCGATCAGGTGGTGTTTATCACATCATCCTGGGGTCTGGGCGAAATGGTTGTTCAGGGCGCTGTGAACCCGGATGAGTTTTACGTGCACAAACCAACGCTGGAAGCTGGTAATCCAGCAGTGGTTCGCCGTACCTTTGGGTCAAAGCAAATCAAGATGGTTTACGCTGGCGGCAAAGAGCTGGGCAAACAGGTTGAAATTCTCGATACCACAGAAGAAGAGCGCAAGCAGTTCTCGCTGACCGACGCTGAAATCGAGTCTCTGGCCAAACAAGCCATGATCATCGAAAAACACTACGGCCGTCCGATGGACATCGAGTGGGCGAAAGATGGGGTGACTGGCGAGTTGTTCATTGTTCAGGCGCGTCCGGAAACGGTTCGCTCACGTGATGATGCAACGGTTATGGAACGTTTCCACCTCAATGGTGACAGTAATGTTCTGGTTGAAGGTCGTGCTATCGGTCAGCGCATCGGTACCGGTCAGGTTCGCGTTGTCTCTGACTTGAGTCAGATGGATCAGGTGCAGAAAGGCGACGTGCTGGTTGCTGACATGACAGACCCGGATTGGGAACCTGTGATGAAGCGTGCTGCAGCAATTGTCACCAACCGTGGCGGCCGTACCTGCCACGCCGCGATTATCGCCCGTGAACTGGGGATTCCGGCTGTGGTCGGCTGTGGCAACGCAACAGACACCCTGGTTGACGGCCAGGAAGTGACCGTTTCTTGTGCCCAGGGTGAGACTGGCTTCATTTATGAAGGTGAGCTCGAGTTTGAAGTGCGCCGCTCTGCGGTTGACGATCTGCCGAACCTGCCGCTGAAAGTCATGATGAACGTGGGTAACCCGGACCGTGCTTTTGATTTCGCCTGCATTCCGAACGAAGGGGTTGGCCTAGCGCGTCTGGAATTCATCATCAACAAGATGATCGGCATTCACCCGAAAGCGCTGCTGAACTACAGCGAGCAGTCGGATGAGCTGAAAGCGGAAATCGACCAGCGTATCGTTGGTTACTCGGATCCGGCTGAGTTCTATATCGAGAAGCTGACGGAAGGGATCTCAACCCTGGCCGCTGCCTTCTGGCCAAAACGCGTGATTGTTCGCATGTCAGACTTCAAGTCGAATGAATACCGTAACCTGATTGGTGGTGTTCACTTTGAGCCGACTGAAGAAAACCCGATGCTTGGCTTCCGTGGCGCTTCTCGCTACATTTCGCCGAAGTTCGAAGATTGTTTCGCTCTGGAATGTGAAGCCATCAAGCGTGTTCGTGAGCGTATGGGTCTGAAGAATGTGGAAATCATGATCCCATTCGTTCGTACCGTGAGCGAAGCGGCGGGCGTGATTGACCTGCTGGCGAAGTTCGACCTGCGTCGCGGCGAGAACGGCCTGAAAGTTATCATGATGTGTGAGCTGCCTTCGAACGCGATTCTGGCGGATGAGTTCCTCAAGTACTTCGACGGCTTCTCCATCGGTTCGAACGACATGACGCAGCTGACGCTGGGTCTGGACCGTGACTCTGGTGAGATTGCCCACATGTTCGATGAGCGGAATGACGCGGTGAAAGCCATGCTGTCGATGGCGAT